From the genome of Solanum pennellii chromosome 6, SPENNV200:
TAAGAAAATTGGCCATAGTTTGTTTCATAGTGATGATTGAGACATCTGGTCTAACTTTCCCAGTCCAAATCCACAATATTCAACAGCAGATGCCATAACTTACCTACTATCTTCTTTATATAAGACATAATCTCCttcttgttctttctttgtcctGTGGGAGTTTTTCCATTCAGCCGCCCAAAAGATACCAAAGAAGACTAAAAAGTTGTGTccaaatttaacaattaaataCTAATACAATGGGGGGAACTTTTTCTTTAGGTTGTTAATTGTTATTCAAGACTTGTGAGCGTATGAGTATGCGACAAAgcaagaaagaataaaattttcaagattttctaCAATATCTAAGCATTGATTCATAGAATGTTTATAGAAATGGTTACACATGACAGTTCACAATTACTAGTTTAAGAGAAGTTCACATAAAGTTGGTGAAAACATAACTATCTTCACATATTGAACAGCTCCAATTCACCTAATATGCTCAGCAATTTAAAATATCTAGTCTAGATAGATTCTAAAAATGTCTCATCAccataaaagggaaaaaagaaagCACCTTGAAAAGATTCACCACTCAAATTGTTCACACTTCGAGTATCTTCAAGCTAACTTTAGTTTAGTGATATTACTAGTAATACTTTCTAAAACACTATAACAGCCGTCAATCTCAAATCACCAATTCTACCAAGTAAATTCACCAAAACTTAActgaaaaaaatcacaaaaaggGAAAGAAGAGAACTTACCAAGAAAAAGAAGTTTTTAGTCCTTAAAAATGACGGAATCCGCCATTGCCATCAACAATTTCAAGCTATCCGGAGAGAATTTTCTTGCAAACATGTAAGGATAAGTTGAATTCGACTCTCGGAGCTTGAAAATCAGCTCAGGGGAAACTTCAGGTGGCTGATAAGTATGGGGATGTCCACCAACTGAGTCGGTCCAATTCACCCGAGTCAATGTGTGACGAGTACAGCCATTAGGATCCTCCATTGATAACAAAGTAGGAAAATAGTGTTCTTCAGGATAACAAGACTGGATTTTGACACAAGGTTTCTTAAATTTCCTCCATAGCTTACTATCCTTAATCACCATCAATGAATGTTTTCTTGTAATAACAAAAAACTGTGACCCAACACGGAATTTATCAAAACTCACTTCTGGTTCCATCACATTTTCCCCTCTAGCATTATACCTATCTAATAACGAAGGAGATTCCGTAAGAATCTCTATATAACTAGGGAACTCCATCTTCCTAGATAATTTCTGGGTATCCAACAGAAAATTGTAAAAGTAATTAAACGAGTGCAAAGGTATACAATGCTGAGAGATAAGAGCAAAATAAACATTATCTGGGTCATCAAGCAAAGCGTGAGCTAGAAGGCGACGCGTGGCTGAGATAAGTGTCGGTGATGAGCGTTGAGTTCTCTTGGCATGTATAAATCTGTCGGCGAAAACACCCACCGGAGGATTAATCTTCACTGTAGGATCAGCGTGAATGTAGATATTATAGAGATGTGGATCAGACGCATAGAAGAACTTGTGCCACAAGGGTTCAAAGTGTAAATCTGAATTCGTTAAAAAGAGAAAAGCGATTTTAGGGCGGCGAACGGTGGTGGACCCGAGACGGAATTTGTTGGAAGGGTGTTTCCGGGATGGTTTTTTGAGAAAAGTAGCATCGGCGGCGATGGCTTTGTGAAAAAGGGAAAGATCGTCGAGTTCATCAGGGAGAGAAATGGGTATTTGTCGTTGAGGAAGAATTGATGGTGCTAAGTAAAAGATGATTGGGATAGAGATGAGAAGTGTAAGAGATGGGACAAGGATGTAGTATTTGAACATTGTGCACAAAAGGGGAAATGGGTTTAGAGTGAAAGTACCATTGAAAGGAGCTTAAAAATGGGGAGAAGAAGAAAGGGGGTTTGGGGATTAGGGTTTGGGGGAGAGATTAGaggtgaagatgaagaagtgaGCATTTGGATTGAGATTTGAGAAGAGAGAGATGTAGGAGATAATGGTGAAATAGCTTTGCTTGAATAGAGTTAAGTAGAGAAGTTGGGGGGGGGAGGTTAGGTATGGTGGGtttgggtgggggtggggtgtaCTGTGGGtcctttcttatttatttttccgGTTATTTGACGTAAAGGACTATATCATTTACACAAAGttgatattaataaatactATGGTATATGGTCCATAgctactaattttaattttactataatatttaatttaattatatgaaattttttatggtaGTCCAAATTAGccattaaatttttaaataattatttttagaact
Proteins encoded in this window:
- the LOC107023648 gene encoding glycosyltransferase BC10-like — translated: MFKYYILVPSLTLLISIPIIFYLAPSILPQRQIPISLPDELDDLSLFHKAIAADATFLKKPSRKHPSNKFRLGSTTVRRPKIAFLFLTNSDLHFEPLWHKFFYASDPHLYNIYIHADPTVKINPPVGVFADRFIHAKRTQRSSPTLISATRRLLAHALLDDPDNVYFALISQHCIPLHSFNYFYNFLLDTQKLSRKMEFPSYIEILTESPSLLDRYNARGENVMEPEVSFDKFRVGSQFFVITRKHSLMVIKDSKLWRKFKKPCVKIQSCYPEEHYFPTLLSMEDPNGCTRHTLTRVNWTDSVGGHPHTYQPPEVSPELIFKLRESNSTYPYMFARKFSPDSLKLLMAMADSVIFKD